The following are encoded together in the bacterium genome:
- a CDS encoding methyltransferase domain-containing protein translates to MAKGIKNSGLNTNPQIVAELGPGDSLGVGLAALLSGARRYYAFDIIKHSSVESNLKIFEELISLFKNRANIPGESEFPKVKPYLDNYDFPSDILNNERLKQSLKESRIRKIRDAISNPESLDFFIQYKVPWYDVNVLKKESIDVICSQAVLEHVDGLENCYEKMYEWLKPLGYISHTIDFKSHGLAKDWNGHWCYSEIIWKLIRGRRPYLLNRESCSTHIGFLRKVGFEIKTIIKTKSQTKLALRDLAPKFQHISKYELTTSDVFIQAIKYEK, encoded by the coding sequence ATGGCTAAGGGCATCAAGAATAGCGGCTTAAATACAAATCCTCAAATAGTTGCTGAATTAGGCCCTGGTGATTCTTTAGGCGTAGGGTTGGCGGCTTTGTTGTCTGGTGCCAGAAGATATTATGCATTTGATATTATTAAGCATTCAAGTGTAGAATCAAATCTAAAGATATTTGAAGAATTGATATCGCTTTTTAAAAATAGAGCAAATATACCAGGAGAAAGTGAGTTTCCAAAGGTCAAGCCTTACTTAGATAACTACGACTTTCCTTCTGATATATTAAATAATGAGCGATTAAAACAGTCTCTTAAAGAGAGTCGAATAAGAAAAATTCGAGATGCAATTAGTAATCCTGAATCATTAGATTTTTTTATACAATATAAAGTACCTTGGTATGATGTAAATGTTCTAAAAAAGGAATCGATAGATGTGATTTGTTCTCAGGCTGTACTAGAGCATGTTGATGGATTAGAAAATTGTTATGAAAAAATGTATGAATGGTTAAAGCCACTTGGATACATATCACATACTATTGATTTTAAGTCTCACGGATTAGCAAAAGACTGGAATGGGCATTGGTGCTATTCAGAGATTATATGGAAGCTCATAAGAGGGAGAAGGCCATATCTATTAAATAGAGAATCATGTTCTACTCATATTGGTTTTCTTCGTAAAGTAGGATTTGAAATAAAAACAATTATTAAAACAAAATCGCAGACAAAGTTAGCCCTAAGAGACCTCGCTCCGAAGTTCCAGCATATTTCAAAGTACGAGTTGACAACAAGTGATGTATTTATACAAGCTATTAAATATGAAAAATAG